The Thermus antranikianii DSM 12462 nucleotide sequence GTGGCCTTTCTCGCCCGCGTGGACTCCCTGCGCGGCGTGGAACGTTTCGCCCGGGCCAACCCTCACCTCTTGCCCCACCTGGGCCTGCGCAACCCCCCGGGCCACACCATCCTCACCCTCCTCCTTCACCGTCTGGACCCAAAGAAGCTCCAGGAGGCCCTCCTCCAGGTCTTCCCCGAGGTGGACCTGGGAGGGGTCCTGGTG carries:
- a CDS encoding transposase family protein, with amino-acid sequence MTLREALSQVPDPRARNRRYPLWGLLALILVAFLARVDSLRGVERFARANPHLLPHLGLRNPPGHTILTLLLHRLDPKKLQEALLQVFPEVDLGGVLV